TCCAGTCATAAAGCGGAAAAAAATAAGCGTGTCTAAAGTAGGGGCTAAGGCGCAGCCGATAAGCCATAGACAAAACCAGAGGTTCGAGACCAACAGAACAATATTGCGGCCGTAGATTTCGGATAACGGCGACAGAAATAGAGGTCCAACGGCATAACCAAGGAGGAAGATGCTAACAGGCATCGCCCCTTTGGTAGTGCTGGAGACTTCCAGGTCCTtctcgatgaagatgattgcCGGAGCTAGAATAGAAGAGGCAAATGGTGACATGAAGGTGATCATTGAGAGGAGACAAACTATTAGCCACTTTTGGCTGTTCTTGAAATTGAGCGGCATGGCCGggtcatcttctctctcccagCCAACTATATCTTTGTCCAAATCTGAAGTCGGGATTATGGGAGATGGCGGTTTCTCCTCTGCCTTATTTTGAGGTGGCCTGGTTGGGAGGCCTTGCTCAGTTGCGCTTCCACTCATTTTCATGGGTCCTTCTATGCTGCTGTCTCTCATGGCGCGCTGTCCAGCAATAGCTGTTAGTATTCGAAGTCACAACGTCTGAAAAGGGTGCTTACGCCTTGAGTCTCAACGTCGAGGATCTGATCGTCTAGCTCGCCAGCCGCGTTGCTTTTCCTAGTTCCACGCTTCTCACTGGAAATGGCAGAATGTCCCTCCTCAAGAGTTTCTTCgtcctccatcatggcaccAAAGCTCGTATTGTAGATAGGTCTTATTCCGAATTCAGTATTTGTGTGTGCAGAGTTCGGAGGTAGACAAAGCGGCTTGACAGATTCAAGTATCTAAAGATACCATCGTACTAGCAGGAGGAGGCGTTTTTATGTTAGAATCGTGGACAAGGGAGATATATGGTGCAGCATTACTTGTGGCCGTCAATATTATTCGCTCTACACTCTGAACCAAGTTTGTCAGCACCCGCGCGGGCATGGCGTAGACAGAATAGGAGATCTCTACCTTACGAATGAACACCGTCTAGCCGAGTCCGCAAAATGGTGATCAAGGGTCCACAGAATGATTCTGTTCAGCGTGCTAGCACTGGGTTGTTGCTAGTGCCCCGGTAGCATAATTGACCTCCAAGGATTCTTATTGACATGTTATGGATATGAGGTAGGCTGTTCTCATTTGTCTCAGTGAATCACTTATCTATGACAGTGAACTCGTCCGTTTTCCCCGTTTACTGACACTTTAAATGACTCTATCGTACGGGAGTTTCTAGGGGGCAAAAGACTTTGATCTAACCTTAATTAAACTTGATGTATTCACTCCCGAGTGCCACACTCTAACTCTGGTTGGTGGCAACATGAGTCGGTCTACAAGCGTCGAGCCGTTGGATAGGAATACCTTCCACATAACAACCTGTAGAGAGAAATAGTCTTAAATCTAAATAAACAATTTATTAAAGAATATTAGAATTCTCTAAATCTACAAGTTTACTTCAGTTAGCAAGATTATTACGTCTTAAGGGCGCCAAACTGAAAGCCAAGCGGTGAGCTTGCTGTTCAAGTTTCTGATATGTATTATACTCCCAAGACACTAACACGAAGCTACGCCTTGTGGGGTTCGTGATCCGATCCACCGTAGCGTCGGCGGTGAAGCTACTGATTGGCCATCATTTGGTGCCGCAGCGGAAATTGCGGTATTATCCCGCAGTGCGGGATCGCGTAAGTCCAAGCCAGTGGCTAGACATCTTTTCATTTTGAACTACAGTCCAAGGTGGCAGAGGCAAAATTAGCCAAGCCTGTTGCCAAGGATAGGCCATTGGTTTTCCCCCTTTGCCAACGATTCCAGTATGTATTGCGACGGTAAGGGAGTTGGTGTTATAAGTTGCCAAAAGCTTTGCTATACTGTTGTTGGcttctattatataaattccataaaatatataaagaataGGCTAATCATACGTCAGCTTCTTATATCAGCAATACACTATATCCTAGAACATTCATACAGTTTGGTACATCCCAAGATTCATCAATTTCAGCCCGCATCGACCATACTGTTTCCATGACTAACAACGCTTCCTTCATAGTCCCAAACATCTCTAACGGCCCCAGCCGACGCACCAGTGCTCTATATATGGCCTCATCTTCAGGCGGGGACAAGCAGCCAGATATACACATTGGCCATGTCAGTGCCCGTATCCCAGGCCCTCCTGGAACTTGACAAAGTAGGTCCGTTGCCTTCGCAACTGACCAACGAATTTCTTGGTGGTAAGGCTGCCACCCCAGTATGACTACGTTCAAGTAGCTCAGCGTAGCAAGCAACCATACAATTTCGTGCTTGGGCTGCTGGTTCGCATTTGCGTCAGGCCAAGAATCGACAATTCGGAGTGTGGTGACATCCTGAGCAATGTATTGCCGCTGGCAATGACTCTCCAGAGACTGAATACCTGCTTTAATTACATCCGATAGGACTTTACCACGAGACTGGAGTTCGCTGACCTGCAAGGAATTGCTCTTCTTGTGCCTGCGCTTCCACTCTTCCAGAGATGCTACATCACCTATGACCTGCACAATCCAGTTTCGTAATCCAAAGAACTCGTCAAAGCACAGATAGCCAGCTTGGATTGCTTCAAAGCTCTTCTCATAAGATAGGGATTCTGGGACAATACTTGCATGGTAACTGGCAAGTTGTGGCAACTTGCCCAAGGTGACACTCGATAAAATGTCGATGTATAGAATTGTGGCTGTAAAGAATCGCAGCGCCGCTTGGTTTGTGGTCCACGGTCGCCTTAACCCAAACTCCGGAGGCGGCCATTTGTGGGCATGGGTATACAAGCTGTTCAGTGTCTTGCTCCACTCCTTTGGGTCGGGGAGAATTCGCAAGAAAACTGCAATGGCTGCATTGAGATGCAACTTCCAATTATCCTTGTTAGATGTCGCCACTTCAAAAAAGATCATTTGAAGAATGCTCTGCATAACCACGAGCCCTTTTTTCATGTCAAAACCTGGAGCATTGGTGTTGATATAATTTACTTCCTTGTGCAACTCTTTGAGACCAAGCTCTATCTGGCTCTCAAATTTGTGTATCATTTGTATTGTGCATTCATCGTGGGCTCTGTCGCCATTGTTAAGAACAATAGCATAGAACGACGTTGATAAGGAAACCGCGCTATGGTACACAGCCTTATTGGTGTGCAGTATTTCCAATATCCAACCTCGGCCACCCGCGAGAATCGATGATCGGTAATGCGGGAAGAGGTACGGGAAAACATAGTCGAGGTATATCATAAGCAGATGTAACTCTTTATCAGCCTCCCCTTGACCGATTGGCGTCTTGCTTTGCATAGGAGAATCCTGCAGCACCGAGCTACTATCGTTGCTAAGTCCAGAAATGAAGGCAACGCTGAGATGGCCAGGAGAAAGATCGGAGTCTGTAAGGGTATCTGTTTTATCTATGACGTCCGTAGCAGGAGACTCCGTGTTGATACGGCCAAGATTGTTGGCCTCGGCCTGAAGTATCTCGAGGTGCTTGCGTTTACGCTTCTGGGTGGCGGAATGTTTTATCTGTGCTTTTatctcttccatcatgtTCGTCTGCCTCACTCCACCGTCCATCCATGGTGGTTTTTCCTCTTCGTAATAACATGTAATTTGTAGTGCTTGACAAGTGTCACAGACGGGGCGGTTTTCGGCACACTTCTTGCGTCGGACTCGGCAGGTCCAACAGCCGTCAAACGAGCGGAGCTTGCTGTACATGGGCTGCTAGAGGGATGCAAAGGAAGTTGAACTGGGAGTGGACGCAATTGTTTGGGGAATAACGGTCTTGAAATTGAGGTTATCGCTTCATGTTATTGTCAAGGTGTAGTGAGCGATGGGAAACGCCTTTACGTTATCCAAATACGGATTTTCATTTGCCCGGAGGGAAGTCCCTTGAAGGGCTGGATTGATAATTATTAACTACCTACTAGGGGGGCTTCAAAACCAGCCAACTTCCCGTGTATGCTCCACATAACATGGTGAAGGTGAAACATTGAATCGGTTTGGAAGATTTAAAAACTGCAATGGCAATGTTGGCTATCATCTTGAGGCGAATTCTTAGTCGATTCTAAATTAGCAGCAATAGTTTCAACAAAGATCGTCATGATTGTGAATCCATCGTATCTATTGTAGACCTAAAGAGAACTACGGGGGAGGGGCGCTGTTGTAAACCTCATTGCTGTCAATTCTTCAAGCGCAGTCTTGCTACTATGACAGAAATACCGAGCAATAAGAGCATGAATATTCATGAGTAAGCGATAGCTCTTTAATGAGTAATGTATTAACGACATTTTTCGTGACAAGGTGGAATTTCCGTGCTGGAATTCCGCAAAATGTGGGCCAACGCGGGATCTGTCAGATTTACCAGTGGTGTTTAAACCGGTCTGGCTTTAGTCGCATCATGTACATCCCAACCGAAGGCGCATTCGTTCCATTGGAATCTTTATTCAGCATAGGAAGTGTAATGTAATGACTTATCACGTAAATGCCATTATGTGATTTGCAATTGTCAGTCTTTGGCTAGCAAATTAGTCTATTGAACAGGGTGTACCAAATCATATTCACCAACGCATTACTAATCTTAATAATCTCAATGCAGTTTGAACTAATCGTCGGGTACTATAATGCTCTTTCGCCAGTGCTAGATCAGTAGCATTCGCGACATCGTATCTCGGAAGTTCCGTGAGTAGGAATTTAGTCTTTATCGGATTTCACAGACATAATAGGTTTCGTATATATAACGGAAGTTAGTTGCAGCTACACATTTAAAATTTATGTACCAGGATTGTTTACCACGGCTATCAAGCATCTATCTATCTTGCATAAATCCAACCTCCACACTCAATGTCTTCTTCAATCACCCTTTTCAATCACAATGccgggaagaagatggcagaaaCATTCAACTATTCGCAGGTGGCTAAACTGGCCAACGGAGCTGTTGCTCTTTCTGGAATGTTGGGAGTGGACGCAACCGTGACTCTTGCACCAACCCTAGAGCAGCAGGTTGAGACAATCCTGGACCACATAGAAGCAGCACTTGCAGCTGCGAGCGCAAAACCCACAGATGTCTTCAAAGTCATCAGTTACCATATCGATATTGAAGAGAGTGCTGGTTTGATTACCGCTGGGTGGCTGCGAAGATACAATTTCAAGCCGACGTGGACTGCCATCGGGGTCGCACAATTGGCCATTCCTGGAGCTCGGTTGGAGGTACAAGTGGAAGCATGGCGCTGCTCTCAAGATATTTAGGTCATAGGCCTTGAAAACCTGGAATACGTTACGTAAAGTGGTCCGTTCATCGATGCCACCGGGATTCTTGAATAAGTATTCTAGATTAAAGAAGCTGGTGGTCATACTATTTATAACTTTAGTTATCAATCTGAATCAGTACCTGAGATCACACCCCATTAGATTCATACTGTAGTAGAATAGTAATACAACAGGGTTGTAACTGTAATCACAAGTCATTTTGCCCAGCCTAAGATGCATTAAGGCAAAGGGGCGCCTTTTATCGGTAGATGCCTCTAATTCATGCTCCCTTGCAGTAAGTGACGGAATAGAATAGAGATGAATGTATTAGTAGCAAGGTTGGCCGTTCTTGCAATAACTGACAAATAACTGACGAAGTGAGTTCGGAAATAATGTTGCTGCTAAAGATattttcttgcttctacACTATATCATCAACGACTTTCTGTTACAGTGTTCAAGTCTTACGGGTTTCAATGCAAATATTTCTTACACATGAAGGCAAAAGGAAGTCAAGTTTAGCTAATCTTATAGGATTCAAGGGaaagttgttgttgttataACTGCAAATGTCGATATGCTAAAAATGATTCCAGTTACACTGTTGCACCCACGCCAAACCGCTTCCAGGAGTCTCTGCTTGATACATTCTCCCACCACGCCTTCACATTGGCACGGTCGGTAATCATGTGTCCAAAGCCCATACGGAACATATACGACATCAGAGGCATGTAAAATATGTCTACTAGAGTGAATGTGTCTCCCGCCATGTACTTTTGTTTAGCAAGAATGGCTCCGTCGTAAATATCCAGCTTCTGTGCAAGCGTTGCTAAGAGGCTGTGGACCAGCTCCTCATTCTTTGACTCTCCAGTGATACTAGTGGTGGTGTTACTTGCTATTAATACCTGGGGAAATTCTTTTGGATCAGGCACTTACGGTTTGAAAATTATTTCCCACTGCAGTGGGCGGGCAATAGCATCAAAATTCGCCATTTCCACGCTCGCCCATTGTTCAAAATAGCCCATCGTTGTCAGATTAGACAAGTCGGGGAGTAAAGGGGTACCTATGTTGTCGTATTTCTTTGCCAGATAGCGACAGATAGCACGGGATTCTATAGCTTGCATTAGCAGCTATCCCCTTCTGCTTCAAATGAAGTTTTATGTATATCACCATATAGAGATATCTCGCCGTCTTCGAGAATCGGCACGACACCGAATGGTTGTTTGGCGAGATGACTCGGCAGCTAGAACACGAGGTAATAATTAGCCCCCGGTCTTTGGATCAAGATAACAGGCACATGTAACGGAAACGATATGCCTGCCTTTTGTTCCCCTTTCATTAAGTCAATGTTAATAAATTCATAGTTGGAGATGCCTTTTTCCGCTAGCGTAAGAAGGACCTTCAAGGTACATGAAGATTTGGGGGTTCCTGTTAATTTGAGAGCCATATCGTTCGCTGTGTGCGTGTATGAAGATGAATTGATTCGCGATATCCCTACTTCAAccttttactttatatatgGCTCGGGCTACCACGACCACTACTTCCCTCTTGTGGCTTTCCAGACGAAGGTCGTTGGGACTTCCGTAAACTTGAATGCGGGGCGCACCTCTATTACAAGGCATTGTGGAGAACCTCGCGGGAATTCCGTAGATAAGTAGGGAATTCCGAAAGAACACACTAGCGGCACAACTTCGTGGACCAAAGTAGATCTCTGAAACAAACATAAGCTATCCGTGAATGTAAGTACTTGAGTAGATAACCCTGGTCGCGCGTAAGTGCGGCTGAACATTCGTACGCTGTATTTGGATCACTGACGGTTTGTGAGACTTTTATATCAACACCGATAGGAGTATTCGCTTcacttttccatcttctcatccactTCTACGGAATATATGATTACAATGGCGGAGTTGGAAGCGACTTTACCCTTGGATGACTCTAAAAACACGGCTGGAGACCATCATCACGTTGATGAGCCAAGCAAACGTCGAGCAAGATACGTCCTGCAGGCTTGTGAGGCCTGTAAACGATGCAAGGGTCGCTGTAACGGGAAACAGCCATGCCAACATTGCTGGAAGCGAGCTGCCAAGTGTAGGTACCCTAGCCACCCTCAGTTATTGTCCAGTAACGATCAAGATACCGATAACTCGAAAACTGGATATACACCGACCATAACTCTTAACTTAGAGTATACCTTTCCATCATACCAGTGTTATCAGAAACTGCAGCTTACAATCCTTACAAAGGGACGTGCAAAGTATACAGAATTCGATAAAGAGTTTGCAAAAACAGCTCGACAACATTACCGCACATATCAACTACCAAGTCAGAAATGAAGCTTCTCAGGCTACACCAAGGCCGCTTtcacagcaacaacatcacgTTTTCGAAACCGATTCGTCCTTCATATCCCAACTGCAAGCCATGTCACTCGCCGAAAATGATAGGAGAAATCTGTCTGATCTACAGTTCCATGGGCCGTCGAGCTCCGAGTATGGCTTGAATATAGCCCAGGTGATATTACGACGGAGTAACGAATCTGACATCTCTAGAACTGGGGTCGACCACCAGAATAGTTCTGGTATCGATGAAATGACAACGGTTACAGAGGAGCTGAACAACAACGACTCGTGGGGAGGCGGCGATGTCTTCCACGAACCATTGGACGCTCCATGCACTGTGCCAGTTCACAGATTGTTAAGCAAGGCAGACACGTTTCGACTTTTACATGTATATCAAGAAGTTATTGGAAATTTCTATCCGATACTAAACCTGCAATCtcttggtgaagaagctgagaagcCACATGATTGTGGAGGAATTGATCTAGGATTAAGGCGAGGCAATTCTTCGCACGTCGATAGTGACAGCATACTAGTATTGAATCTGGTTTGTTCAATTGCTCTTACGGCTGAAACTACTGGAAGATCTAAAATAGCCCAAGTATTCTACGAAAGTGCACAGAGCGCGATTCAGACAAACGTAACGGCCCGGAAACTTCAGATACGAGATGTTGTACTGGTACTACTAGCGGTTTGTTGCAAATATTCACTGTCCATATTGGGCACTTATTTAAGGGTACATCTAACGTTAATAGAGTATCTACCACTACTTTAGTGATGATATTCGGCTGGCATGGCGACTGTGCGGTATCGCCGGTCGGATGGTTATGGAACTTGGCATTCACCGTCGGGAGATCTTCCATCAGCTTTTTAACATCCCATCTCAGCGTGATAAGGTTGGCAGCACTATATGGACTATTGTGGTGCTCGACCGACAATGGAGCTGTGCCCTTGGGATTCCACAAAACTTCCAAGAGTCAGACTTTGATAAGCGCCTGCCAGTCCCTGTTAGTACCGCTATCAATAATGAAAAACACATTTCTAACGCCTCATAGGAATGTGCGATCTATTTGAAAGCAATGCTCTCGTACGGGCTGTTAAGTCCAGTGCATTGGGATCGTGTTCAGCGTAAGATAGCCGGCGCTATATGCAGTGATGAGGATTCCTTTCGATTCCTCACGTCAGAGGTAGAGCAATGGCGAGGAAGCTCGTTAAACGGCATGAAATTTATTCATCCTATAATCCAGGATGATCCGAATATATCTTGGAAAACCCGCAGCGTCATTCCCACATTATTACACTTACGCGCAAATCAACTGCAGCATCTCTTATTTCAACAGCTGCTTATCTCGAATCCCAACCTTGCTATAAGCACTTCATTCGCGGAACCAAGCCTGGAAACTGCCAACGATACAATAGAGATTCTCTGCGATATTAACGAATCTTCAGATTTATATAGGAAACAACTTCCCGTATTCCGACACTTTCTTGCCTCCTCTATCTCTGTAATATTAATGACCATCACGCATAAAACCCAAATCGAGACGACATCGTCATCTGACGTGCGGCAACAGTTCCTATCAAACAAGACGAGCGACATAATTACAAGAGCAGTACAGCTTGCAACAGCTTATGCAGATTCATCAGGCATCTCACGACAACTGTGGGAGCAGCTTGTGTCTATCGTAGAATCTCTATGGCAACATAAAATTATCACGAATGGACGACTTGATCAGATAActtcggcttcttcaatCATTGACTTCAATGTGGTGGCCAACGGTATTCCTGGCTATTATAGCCAAATACCTAATAATTCATGAAATAGATCAACGATTGTACCTTGAAAGACTAGCGCATACTACTATTATATCTAGCTGACTAGCACTGGTACTATACCAGTAAGTAGTACAGATAATAAAAGCCTTGGGTAGGATAGAACTCCCCACTGTGTATCGTTCACCAGCATAGATCCCTCAGCCGTGCTTTGATCCTTGGCATCAGCTATGGAAAGCAGTACTATGGCGAGGCTAAAAGAATACACAAGCACAATAGGCTTTAGGAGCAATGATATTTTTGTCCGGATCGGCGATTGAGCCAGCGTAAGCCAGAGGGCTCGACCAGAGACAGCGAAGATTAGGCTCGTACCCATCATATATGCTGTAGCCTTAATGGCGAAAGACACTTCCCGATCATAGCTTAGTCTGACTGAAGAGTATGCCCAACTAGACAGGAACAGCTGGCATCCAGCAAAAATTGTTGTAGAGCCTAAAGATTTATCCATGGCATCGTTTCTCAGGCGGTCGACCACAAGCCGAATAGCTGCATTCACAGCCATTGCAGTACATCCCATCTCCGGCAAGCTCATGAGCCCGCAGTCGAGAGCGGTTACCAGTCCAAAGAACGCGATCATATTAAGCACCGACGTTAAGATTTGCACAGAGGGAATCTTATCCACACGATTCTTGTCGGGTCTGGTACCGCAACAGCCGCCAAAATAGCACCCGATACGGCCAATGGCTTCACCAAGCAACAGCGCCAGGGCCATAGAAGCAAGCAACACGTCTCGAGCAACGGTTGGTGCAATATGATGGATCTGTGATACCCACAAAGCTGAGAACAGTATGCTTCCTTGAATAGATATGCCGTTCAAAGATAGAGTATCTAGGAATGGCACGCCAAACATTTTGCAGAAACTAACAGTGCAGCTATCAGGGTCAAAGGTCCTAACAAGTGAAGTACAAACAGAATCTGAGTTTGGAGACGTCCTTTGAGcgagaggatgagaatgcaGCGCTGTCGATGGAGAGCCATcgattgccatcatcaaagtATTAATGGCTTTAGCCCCAAATAATCCGGCTATGACGGTTCCAAGTCCAGCTATAATTAAATCATGAGTCTCTATGCCCGATAGTAGCATATCGCGCGGTGCGCAATACACAGCCGCCGTAACCACCTGAGCCGCCACTATGGCGACGCTGAGCATCAGGCGGTATAGGGTTATCCGTGTTCTCTGACCAATGCGAATATAACCGGGCCTGACCAAGACAAGCTGTACAACTCCTTGCGTAGAGAGTTGTTTAAACGCTAGCCGTATCAACCAGACGCAGTAGAAAACGACACTGGCAATGTAGTTCAGCTCACTGATTCTTTTCACTGGCATCAGCACGGATAGAGTAACCGTTATCGCGGGCAGTGCCCGCAGAATCAGGAGAGATAATGCGTTAATGACCGTAAGTTGTGCGTACAGTCTCGAGTTTTTATGATTTTTCCCTCTGAACCTGAGCAACGCAACTGTATCCGACAAGAGCTCTGTGATTAGACCGGCGTAGATCAAATACAGTGGTCGGCGGGGAAGGTTGTTGAAGAGAATGATGGCAAGAGAGCTAAGCGACAAGATATGGTGAACAAGGTACTCAGATGAGTAGCTCAAACGTGGCAGCTCTGATATCCATAGCGCACCACGCGAGCTCAGGCAAATCTTCTCCATTGCGGACATTTGGGAGTGACCTCCTGTCTGGTCTGTGTCTGCCGGGGTGAACACGAAGGCTCCAAGGCAGATTGGAGCGCTCATCGTGGTCCACACAATGCCAACAATGAAGACAAAGTAGGCTTGAAATCGGCTACCTTGATCTTGCCTCAGCTGGCCGTATGTTGTTGGCATTAATCGCTTCATGGCGGTGCGCGCAATGAGGAGCGAGACTCTGTGTCCAGCTAGGCAGACTAGCGCCAATCCTGCGTCGCGGACAGAGATTGCGTTTGCCAGCGAATACTCACTGGTCGTTTTGGCCTCCATTTTGCCTGTTCTAATGATGAGCAACTTGGATATACACGTTATGAGAGTCGGCGTCAACTGTCGAAAAAGTCAGGTAGTAGAGCATGTCCAAATATCGCTGTCATATCTCAAACATATCGTGGATCTGTTCAATATTGTAGTGAGAAATATAGCATAGAGCGTATACCCTGCTACAATCTGATAATATAGCCTAAAATGTCAGCACTAAATCAACATTCGTGTTGTACAAATGTACGTAGGAGAGGACCTTATGGGCTTAGTACTGACTGGGGTCATTCCGTGCCCTGCTTCCGTGACGAGTTCCTTAGGTTTGAACTCATCTGAGACCTCTATGCCTGTCAGTCAGCCCGACCCGTTTGGGGGCCTTTTTCATGTGGATCTGCCTGTACCAATGGTTCTCAAAGAATG
Above is a genomic segment from Trichoderma breve strain T069 chromosome 6, whole genome shotgun sequence containing:
- a CDS encoding fungal specific transcription factor domain-containing protein produces the protein MMEEIKAQIKHSATQKRKRKHLEILQAEANNLGRINTESPATDVIDKTDTLTDSDLSPGHLSVAFISGLSNDSSSVLQDSPMQSKTPIGQGEADKELHLLMIYLDYVFPYLFPHYRSSILAGGRGWILEILHTNKAVYHSAVSLSTSFYAIVLNNGDRAHDECTIQMIHKFESQIELGLKELHKEVNYINTNAPGFDMKKGLVVMQSILQMIFFEVATSNKDNWKLHLNAAIAVFLRILPDPKEWSKTLNSLYTHAHKWPPPEFGLRRPWTTNQAALRFFTATILYIDILSSVTLGKLPQLASYHASIVPESLSYEKSFEAIQAGYLCFDEFFGLRNWIVQVIGDVASLEEWKRRHKKSNSLQVSELQSRGKVLSDVIKAGIQSLESHCQRQYIAQDVTTLRIVDSWPDANANQQPKHEISYWGGSLTTKKFVGQLRRQRTYFVKFQEGLGYGH
- a CDS encoding endoribonuclease l-PSP domain-containing protein; the encoded protein is MAETFNYSQVAKLANGAVALSGMLGVDATVTLAPTLEQQVETILDHIEAALAAASAKPTDVFKVISYHIDIEESAGLITAGWLRRYNFKPTWTAIGVAQLAIPGARLEVQVEAWRCSQDI
- a CDS encoding fungal specific transcription factor domain-containing protein, whose protein sequence is MSLAENDRRNLSDLQFHGPSSSEYGLNIAQNSSGIDEMTTVTEELNNNDSWGGGDVFHEPLDAPCTVPVHRLLSKADTFRLLHVYQEVIGNFYPILNLQSLGEEAEKPHDCGGIDLGLRRGNSSHVDSDSILVLNLVCSIALTAETTGRSKIAQVFYESAQSAIQTNVTARKLQIRDVVLVLLASIYHYFSDDIRLAWRLCGIAGRMVMELGIHRREIFHQLFNIPSQRDKVGSTIWTIVVLDRQWSCALGIPQNFQESDFDKRLPVPECAIYLKAMLSYGLLSPVHWDRVQRKIAGAICSDEDSFRFLTSEVEQWRGSSLNGMKFIHPIIQDDPNISWKTRSVIPTLLHLRANQLQHLLFQQLLISNPNLAISTSFAEPSLETANDTIEILCDINESSDLYRKQLPVFRHFLASSISVILMTITHKTQIETTSSSDVRQQFLSNKTSDIITRAVQLATAYADSSGISRQLWEQLVSIVESLWQHKIITNGRLDQITSASSIIDFNVVANGIPGYYSQIPNNS
- a CDS encoding prolipoprotein diacylglyceryl transferase domain-containing protein is translated as MEAKTTSEYSLANAISVRDAGLALVCLAGHRVSLLIARTAMKRLMPTTYGQLRQDQGSRFQAYFVFIVGIVWTTMSAPICLGAFVFTPADTDQTGGHSQMSAMEKICLSSRGALWISELPRLSYSSEYLVHHILSLSSLAIILFNNLPRRPLYLIYAGLITELLSDTVALLRFRGKNHKNSRLYAQLTVINALSLLILRALPAITVTLSVLMPVKRISELNYIASVVFYCVWLIRLAFKQLSTQGVVQLVLVRPGYIRIGQRTRITLYRLMLSVAIVAAQVVTAAVYCAPRDMLLSGIETHDLIIAGLGTVIAGLFGAKAINTLMMAIDGSPSTALHSHPLAQRTSPNSDSVCTSLVRTFDPDSCTVSFCKMFGVPFLDTLSLNGISIQGSILFSALWVSQIHHIAPTVARDVLLASMALALLLGEAIGRIGCYFGGCCGTRPDKNRVDKIPSVQILTSVLNMIAFFGLVTALDCGLMSLPEMGCTAMAVNAAIRLVVDRLRNDAMDKSLGSTTIFAGCQLFLSSWAYSSVRLSYDREVSFAIKATAYMMGTSLIFAVSGRALWLTLAQSPIRTKISLLLKPIVLVYSFSLAIVLLSIADAKDQSTAEGSMLVNDTQWGVLSYPRLLLSVLLTGIVPVLVS